In a genomic window of Quercus lobata isolate SW786 chromosome 4, ValleyOak3.0 Primary Assembly, whole genome shotgun sequence:
- the LOC115984174 gene encoding cytochrome c oxidase-assembly factor COX23, mitochondrial-like, whose protein sequence is MASKASTPPYPSAAKISDSLCYSQYSASLKCLEEYGSDKSRCQEHFDIYKECKKKEREARLERNRNRSFFS, encoded by the exons ATGGCATCGAAAGCTTCAACACCGCCATATCCGAGCGCTGCGAAAATCTCTGATTCTCTATGTTATTCTCAATATTCTGCTTCTCTCAAAT GTTTAGAAGAATATGGCTCAGACAAGAGTAGATGTCAAGAACATTTTGATATTTACAAGGAATGCAAAAAAAAGGAG AGGGAAGCTCGATTAGAACGCAATAGGAATAGATCATTCTTCTCGTGA